The window GCTTCGCCTCTTTGATGCCCAGAGTTGCCTTCACGAGTCCGAGACAGATTGGATCAGGCCCAATCTCAAGAAAAACCTTGAACGCATATTTCTGCTCGTCGACAACAGCGAGCGCGCCAACGAAGTCGACGGGCTCGCGCGCTTGTCGGGCCAGGTATTCCGCCGAGAATGTGCCTTCTTTGCGAATCACTGTTGCCAGAAGCGTGGAAACGATCGGCACTTGAGGAGTGGAAAAAACGACCCCATGGCAGGCCTCTTCAAACTGGGCCAGAATGGGATCCAGCTGTGGCGAGTGAAAGCCGTAGGGAACCGAAAGAGGGGTGCATCGAATGCCATCCGATTTGAGCTGCATTTGCAACTTCTCCAGCTTCGACTGTGGTCCACTCACCACCGTCATCTTGGAAGCATTGATGCACGCCACAGCGCAGGAGGTGTGTTGACCAGTGGCGAGGAGGCTCCTTACGTCGTCGCAACCCATGTTCACCGCGAGCATGCCGTATTCATCGACCGTCAGAGTTCCGGCCATGATGCGCGCTCTTGTGCCGACCAGATATAGCGCATCGCCAACGGTGAGCACTCCTGCTACACACAAAGCGGCATACTCGCCCAGGCTGTGACCAAGCACGAGGGAGGGTTCTATGCCCCATGAGCGCCAGAGCGCAGCCAATGCCAGTTCTAGGCTCAAAATCGCCAACTGGATCTGCACCGTATCGGGATCTGATCGCGGTtccgccgtcgtgctgcgTGAGATGAGATCCAGGAAATAAGGGAGGCCTTGCGCAGTAGCCACCGCCTGGAAGTCATGCAGCTTGGCGCGAAAGGTGGCAGACGTCTCCCACAAGTGCGAGCCCATACTTGGATAATGCGACCCTTGTCCCGTGAATACAAAGATAACTGTTGATGTCACCGGCGGCTGGCGTGGTGTCTTTTTTTCAGCAAGATCGGCCTCGAGACAATGTATGACCTGCTCAACCGACGATGCGGTGATGGCATATCGAAGCAGTCCGTGTATCCGTCGAGCGCTCGTGGAAAAGGCCAGATCGGCAAGCTGAATCCCCGGGTTCTCGCGCAGATGGGCCAAATATCTCTCCATGGCACCGAGGAGAGACTTCTGGGACCGGCCCGAGAGGGTGACGACATGATGACTCCTGGGATCTGCCGGCTTTTCCACTCGTGGAGGTGCTTCTTCCAATAGCAAGCACGAATTTCCACCCTGTTATCGTTTAAAAACCTCGGGTAAGCATCGTACATGATCATTCGGAAGTATTTCACGGTGCTACTCGGACGAGGGTGGAAGCGTACCGAAGCATCAAAGCTGTTGAGAAACACGCGAATAGTTCCCTTCGCTGACGGGCTAGCCTTCAGGGACATATCTCGGCTGGCAATATATACATTTTTGCTTGCCAAATCTGGAAATCGATGGTTGATGGGCCCAGGAAGGGAGGGCTGGGGAGGAACCTGTCGAGACTGAAGCATCATTAGGGTTTTGATGAGACCGCAAACACCAGCCGCCTGAATAGATCCAGTGTCAGCACGGACAGATCACGGATACAACTGATGACGTGCCAGTCATACTTACAGCTTCTCCGTGGCCAATGCTCGCTTTGAGAGCTCCAACAATCAGCGGGTTATCCGAAGCTCGCTTCTCGGCAAAGATGGAAAGAACAGATGACATCTCCATAAAGTCTCCAGCCTGCGTGCCCGTGCCATGCATCTCCACGTACGAGATGCTgttggcctcgacgccgctctGCTCCAAAACGCTGCGATACAATTTCTGCTGAGAAGCTGCTGACGGATGCATCATGGAGGACGCATCGCTGCTGTAATTTCGTCCCGAGCCGCGGACAATGCCGAGGATGTTGTCCTGATCCTCGAGAGCATCTTCCAGTCTCTTGAGTACGACGACGCCAATGCCTTCGCCACGGACGTATCCATCAGCATCGTCCTGGAACGTTTGGCAACCCCCGTGCGTGGACAGAAAGCCACCGCGACTGAGACCAGAGAAGGGCGATGGTGAAAGCAATAGCGATCCTCCGCCCGCGAGAGCCATGTCGCATTCCCGACCGAGGAGTGCAGAGCACGCCAgaccgacggccgcgacACTCGACGCACAGGCCGAGTCGACGCTGTACGATGGCCCTCCCCATTTAAAGTGATGGTGCAGCCGACCTGGTCCAAAGGCGCGGCAGCTCCCGGTGGCGAAGTAGATGTCCACCCCTTGGTGCACCACCACTTCTCTCCAGTCATCCGACGTCTGGCCAAAGAAAGAGGCTATCCGCTCTCTGTTGGTCGAAGGCGTGCCGTCAGGATAGTAGCCCGCCATTTCGAGGGCTTCGTAGCTCGTCGTTAGGAGCAGCCGATGTTGGACGTCTGTCTGCATCGCTTCCCGAGGCGACATGTTGAAGAGCCGGTTGTCGAAGAGGCCAGGTTGATCGAGGAAGGCACCTGTACGTGCCATGGTGGAATTCTTTTCCTTTCCCGTCGTGTCATACCATTCATCGAGGTTGAACCGAGATGGAGGGATCTGCCAGTGACGAGTCAGCCTTGGGTCTCCGCAGAGATGAATGGTAGCGATATGGCGCGAGCACCGTCTGACCTCTTGAACATATCTCTTGCCCTGCAAAAGACCCTCCCAGAATTCATTGATGTTCCCACTACCGGGGAAGCGACCAGACATACCGACGACAGCGACAAGACCTGATCCTTCTCGTCCAGTAGTCAAGGCTGGCCGGTCGCTGTGTGACGCAACAGTGTACTCAACGCCCCGTTTCTGAAGCAGCTTCTTCAAGTAGACGTCGTGACTTGTGTACCCGGGCATCACGACGCGCAATTTTTCGGTTTTCGTCAATTCCAAAGCTGCGTTCATTGCAGCCGCAAGGTATAACGTTCGCTGTCCAACATCGAGAATGATCTCCTCGAGAAGAGCGCGCAACTTTCGATGCTGCCGCGGTTGGCACGTATAGGGGGATATAATAGTCGTGGCAGGATCAAGAGAGCGCTCCAGCCATGACGACGAACCAAGGATGCGACCAACGTCAACCTCGGGCAGCGTCTCCATGTGCACGCCTCCACGAGCGTCAGTATCGATGTGAGGGGCGTCCTCCAACTCAACGGACCAGTCAAAAAGTCGTTCAAGAGTTGTTGGAGGGCCGAAGAGCGTCAACCAGCCTTCTGAGACGAAGCCGATGCAAACTTGGCGTGCTCTAGGAATGGCCTGTGAGAAGAATCAAGGTTAGTAAACAACTTTTGACATATTGATGCATCGCCGTGCCCTCCTCAATCATCGACTGACCTGACTCTCGTGAAACTCTTTTAGGATGGCTCCGACACGGTCGGCCGAAATGTTGAGCAATGTTCTTGCCCAGGGGCCGTTCGTTCGGTCAACCATCAAGGATCGGTGGTTGAGTTCCCTCGCCATGCGGAAGATGATGCGTGTTGCCTCAACTCCCAAATCGACGAGCTCTGTGGTATCctgtgcgacggcggcgatggcagcGGGCAGCTCTCCCGTGCAGAAGCCGAGAATGCAGCTGCGGTTGCCTTTGCGGGAGAGAATGCTGGGATCATCTTCTGCATATCTAGTTGAGTTTCCAGTTAGTCGTCTCGGGGTCGTGATGGGCTTGATGGGATCATGTTACAAGATGAGTTCTCCTATCCGCGCAATATTCATCAATACGGTGGCAACAATCTCGCTGGGCGCCCCACGCTGGTCATTGTCCTCGGCAAGTCGAAGGATGCTATCAAAGTTGCCAATGTTGCTCCGTTGGTCTGCGTGTGTAGGTAATtggccgacctcgacctggACTGCATCACACGCCTGCCGGAGAAACCTTTGAACCAAACGCGAGGACGGTGCGAGCCTCACCAGCTGCCTAATCGCTGGTAGCTTTTCAACGGTTTGATCTCCGAAGAAGAGGAAGTTGGTGACGTGAGACTTCATGGCTGGTGCATCTGGCATAGGCGGCCAAAATGTCGAAGACGTACGAACTTGTAGAGTTGTAAATGTGTTGGCAAGAGGAGAGGAAAGCTACGGAAAAGTATGATGAGGAGGACAAGAAATAGGAATGATACAAAAGGGGTGGCAATGAGAAGTCTGGTATTCAGGATATCATCTACATGTCAAGAACCTAAATCTTGGAATGGGATAGTGATATGAATTGTATCCTCGGGTGCACTGATAAGTATCCACACAAACCAAGACCAAGTTCTGCACAAGATGGAGGGATCATATCATCTTTTTCGATGAGATGACCAGTTTCGCAGTGTTTGGCTCGGCGGGTTTTCTCGCCCGTGACGGGGTGCGTGCCGTTTCAGGCCGCGAAGCCTCACCGGGGCCGCTTGCGTGGTGAGCTCGGCGAGTTTCTAGCTAGGTTTGCCAATAGCAGGTATGTAAATTGCTAGCTGGCTTGCATTCAAGAGGGCCAACAACACGGACGGCAAAATCTACTGTAGCTGTGAAAACTCTAAATAGACCTTGTCCCCGGATACGAGTCAACTGAGTCAAAGCTGTCCGTTCTGCCGAGGAACCCGACGCTGCATGGACTGTACCTCGAACTGCAGGCCTCATCGTGTACCGTTCTCATCCACGGTTCATGACCCACCACCTATCATCATGCATGCATACGCCGAAAGGATTTGATGTCATGCTTCATCTAGATCAAGCCTTTGCTGCTCAAAATCTGACTCAGCTCCTTGAGCTTCACTGGCTTGGTCAGGAATAAGTCTATGCCGCAAGCGAATGCTTCCTTCTGCGCGCTTGCCGAAGCCAATCCTGTAAGGGCAAAGATGGCGCACGCCGGGAGCTGCGTCTCCTTCTCGTGCTGTCGAATGAGGCAAGTCGCCTCGAAGCCGTTCATGACGGGCATCGAAATGTCCATGAAGATGCACTTATAAGCACCAGTTTTCTTTCGAAAGGCGTCGACTGCTTCCTTGCCATCGCTGGCCACGTCGTGCGATTGCCCCAACTTCTTCATGCACGATGACAAGATCCGGAGGTTGATCGGATTGTCGTCAACGAGAAGGAACCAATCCGGCAGAGAACCATCAAGGGCGCCGCGATTGATAGGATAGGCTATGCTGTTGGCGGATGTCAAGCCTGCTGGTCGTTGGGCGGCCCCCGGACCGTCGTCGCTACTCTGCAGTTGCGTGGACGACAGCAAGTCAACGTTCAACCCCTCCGGCGGTGTGAGGTCCGCAGGTACGCTCGGGTTGGCCATTCCTCTCCGTCTCTCGAGGCTGAATGTCAACACCCTGGCGAGCTTTCGGGGGCCAATTCTGCGAACGGCGTTAGTTTTCTTCGAGCTTTCTTCGAGAGCAAGTGTTAGGAGGAGGTCTGTCATACGGCTGGGCGCTGAACTCGACAGAAGTCGAGGGATGCAGTCCGTTCGAATCCCTGTGTTTCGATTCCATGCCCCGCGCAACGGCTACGTTGTGACATATGACGACAATGGGCCCTGGCGCCGGCGTATCCGTCCCCTTCCGCGAGACGAGTTGTAGATGGGTATCGCTGCAAATCACCAGATCCGGTGTCACCGCtgcgtcctcgacgtcgtccaaTACCTTCATGTGGAGCCAGCCTTGACAGATGGCCGACAATGCCGCCTTTTCGCTGCTGATGTGGTTGCCGAAGCTAGCGGTTCCGGCTCCCTGTCTCACCACCGGCCTGTCCTGggagaagccgacgaggcggatgcGAAGGCCCCGGAGGAGCCTGACATGCTTCTCAAAACTGTCTGGGAACGCTTCGCCTCGGTCCACTGGGAGCGAAGCGGCTCGCGGGCTTGCAGATGGCACTTCCAGGGGTAGGTCgacggtgatggtggtgccGACATTCACGCTGCTCTGCACCTTGATTCGTCCACCCAGTGTCGAGACGATCTTTTTGACGAGGCTCAAGCCAAGGCCGACACCGGGGCTAAGCCTGTTCTCCTGCGAAAAAGGGGCGAAGAGATGGTTCCTGAGGTAgtcctcgccgatgccgatgcccgAGTCGGAAacggtgatgacgatgacctTGCGGTCGCGACGGGCCCGCGTGCGGCCAGAATTCGATGGACTCGGGCGCTGGCGAAGGCTCACGCCGATGAAGCCTTTGGTCGTATATTTGAGCGAATTTCCCAGGAGATTCATGATGATGCGACGCAAGGCGCCCGCCTGGGTGTAGAATCGCCAGTCCGAGTCGGGTTCGACGTCTAGGCTAACGACAACATCGCCGGATGCAGATGCACTTCGCAACGGTTGCAGGTCCGCCTCGGGGCTATCCATGGCCACGTGTATgcggtcgaggcggcgcagGGAAGCTCGGTCGCCCTGGCCGGGCAGCGCATTGGCGACGTGGGCGACGATGAGCCTCTGATAGGTGTGTCCGGCGAAGACGCTCTCGACgacctcctcggccagggcgtcgacggcgacgacggaggcgatGCTCATCATGCCTGCCTCGATCGTCTTGGAGGCCATCCGTTCCGCTCGAAGgccgcgctcgccgtcgtggagGGGGCTGCGGCCATGTCTCGGCTCGGGTTTGACCATGAAGTTGTTGATCTTGGTCCAGTGAAGGAGATGGTCGACCGTGTCCAGCAGGGTGCGGCCACACGTCTCGACCGTGTTCAGGACGTCTCGTtggaagccgtcgagggccgaGTCGTGCAgcatctcgacgccgaggacgacgccgtgcAGGGGTGAGCGCAACTCGTGCGAGAGAGAGCTGAGCATATCCATCTTGGACTTGTCGGCAAGCATGGACTTGAGCCGGGAGACCTCGGacatgacgacggcaccgaaggcgacgaggtagCTCAGCTCGCCCTTGCTGCTGAAGACGCGCGTGTTGGCTTTCGTGTACGCAAAGGCAGCGGCGGACCAGCGCATCGCCTGGGGGTCCCAGACGGGCGCAAAGGCGATGCAGCGAGCTTCCGGCAGCAGCTGCATGAGCATGGCCTGCTCGCCCTGCTTCATGCGCGTCTGTCTCCCGACGAGCTTTGCGCGAAGGGGATCGGTGCGGTGGTGTGCCGAGGCGGCATGATCGGCCGAAGCTTCTTCGCTCGACAAGTCGCTGGACTGGACGGCGCCACTGTCGTTGAAGTTGAAGATGTTGCCCTTGGGATAGCGGCGGAGCAGCTTCCGTAGGAAGCTTTCCGGCAGCTTCGGCGGCGCGTTGGACGCCGGATCGCCTTGAACGGTGGGAAGGGATGGGCCGGAGAAGCCGAGGACGGGGGCGTAGGGCTCGGGGGTTCCGTCATGGTTGCCGGCAGAAGGGATTTGCGCGGCGGTGTCGTCGCTGCTGGCGGaggacgagctgctcgcgTTGCTCGCGTCGGTCGTCTTGCCACCAAAAGTGGTGATGGTTgcgtcgaggaagatgaCGCCATCGACCTGGACGGAGTCGCGCATGGCGTTTGCTGCCTTGGTGAAGATGCCTCTCATTTCCGTCGCCACGTGGTCGTCCGGGCGCGCGTCGGAAGAGTCATCCGAGGAATCAGGGGTTGGCGGTCGAACGGATGGCTTGGTCGCTCGCGAGGCTGGCGCGTTCACGGACTcgggcggcgaaggcgcGGCCGGCTGCGCATTCTCCCTCGCATGGGCGTGGTCGAGCCTGTTCCTTGTCAGGGTCGTGGACCCGTCGACGAagtcgccgatgccgcgaACCATGCGCTCCGTGCGGCTGTGCGACTTCCCAACCCGCCTGCCTTCGAGATGTTGCATGATGGTGCTGGAGAGCTCGCGCAtgaagcggccgtcgtcgggagAGAAAGCGGCGCGTGGCTCCTGGTCAAAGACGGAGAGCACGCCAATGTTGACGCCGTGGCGGGTTCGAATGGGCACGCCGGCGTAAAAGCGACAGCGAGGCCAGTCGTGCTTGATGAAGGGGCGGTCGGCAAAGCGTCGGTCGGCAGCGAGGTCGCAAACGACCGACAGCGGCAAtaggccgtcgcggccgtccTGTCCGCGttgcggcgtcgccgtcaggACATGCTCGCACGTTCCAAACGTCCTCGGGATGGCGGTGCCCGACAGCCAAAGAGGGCACTGCCCGGCACAGACGGCGGGTTCGAGGGACAGGCCGGGCGTcgcttcggcgacgacatACTGGAGATTGCTGTCGAAAAGAGAGACGAGGGCGCGCGATGCACGCAGTCGAAGGACAGCGAGCTGGGCGAAGGCGGTGAGAGCGGAatcggacgacgagcgcaGGGCCGAGGCCGGTAGAGGACCATCGGTCGGGTTGGGAATGGTGTCCTGAATGAGGCAAGAGCCGTAGCGGAAAGTCTCCCGTTCGCGAGCAGTCTCGGAGAGGGAGACGGTCATGATGATggacgactcggacgccgGTTGCTCATCTGCGATGGCGATGCTGACAGTGAGCGAGGGTCCGGCTGTCGATTCCCTGCGTCTCGATgaaggccgtcgccgtgagagcggagcagcagcaagaggagcagcagctggaggaggagcagctggAGGAGCAGCGGCAAGGGAGAGGCGCGGGTTGCTCACTCCAAGACGGGGAATGGGAGTGGTTCCAAGGTCGATTCAACATCTTCGTAGTCGAAAAATAGGCAAAGGGCCCAGTAGCGTACGGCACGAGGAACAGAGGTACTGTAGATCTCGAGGACGGCCAAATCGTGAGCGTCACCTGCTGTGCAGCGGCTGCAAGCTTGGAAGCTTGGACGCGAAGGGGGGGTCTGGCGCCGTCGGGATTGCGCACCGCCACGCAACAGGCCAgtgctggccgccgacgttaGGGTTCGCCCCCGCGGCCGTgagcagcagctcgacgaaCTCGACCCGGTTATTGCGGATAGCGGCCGTCAGCAGGGAGGGTGCAGCCTGTGCCGTGCTGGTCGTCCGGGTCGAGGAGGCAGCGGTCGATCAGCCAGCGCAGCGGCTCAGCGTCATTGGACGTTGCAGCCGTCTCGTGGATGCCCTTAGGTAACATCGTAAGCTTGGCGCCCGCCTgcccgagtacttgcaagtacttgcttgcttacagtacttgcaaccacTCGTACCAAGTttccgtacgccgtaccaGCGGTACTGCACaggtacacgtactgtacttgcatgtacttaataagtactccgcagcAGGAAGGGAACCTGGCAATAATAAGTAGTATCCATAATGCGTCAGGCACTTGGGGTCAGCGTCGTTGCTCAGCACCGTAGCTGCTGGACGATGTCGCTGCCATTGTCGCGGATCGACAAGCAGGGCGGCGCAGAGACGCTATCCTTGTTTGCGTTTgggtcgacgccggccttgaAGAGGATGCAGATCGACTCAATAGTTTCGACACTCCTCGCAAGATCCATGACGCCTGTCGCCTTCTTGAAGTGGGTGCCGTGATCGAGCAGCGACTAGGGCATGGCTGGCGAGTACGTCGACAGCGGGAGCGTGAGCTTGGGACCCGGCCTGCTTGGGTTTGCGTCGTCGTAGAGGAGACTGTTGATCATCTCGAGGCGGGCTGCTGTGCATGCCTCGAAAATTGCCGTCCTGCCCTTGCGGTACTTTTCGTTCGCatcggcgctgccgtcgagcgtcgGGTCCACGAGCTTCCTGGGGGGTTTCGTATGGATGcagccgacgagcagcgtGTGTTgccctccgccgtcgacttgttCGCGCCGCTGCCGTGCAGGAGCAGCAAGTATGCGAGCCGCAGGTTGTTGgagttgacgacgacgaggggcaCCTCGAGCTCGGGCCTCGACAATGGGTTCAGGTCTgcgccgtacttgtaggtaggtaggtacttgggcAGCGCTATGGCACCTGTAAGGAAGGACTGCTCGACACCGGCCACAAGGGGGCATGGGGTGGGGGCGCGATGCGTGTTTGTCTACGGAGTAGACACCCACGAACTGGGTATCAGGTGCGGTAGGCTGCGTGATATGATGACGACTCCATCGGTTGAGTCATTGTGATTCGGCAGGGAACAGCGTTAATCCCAATCCTAGGCCAAGATTTGACGAGAAGCTAATCAATGATTCACATATGGCGTCAAGAATCATTCATCTTTAAATCATCACGACAAGAATTGAAAATACCTTTGATAAATGTTATCAGAAGATGTCCTTATCAACAATCGGGTGTATGGTCTAGTGGTATGATTTTCGCTTTGCATGATACCGTCCTTCGGCTCACCCACCTGCGAAAGGTCCCCGGTTCGATCCCGGGTGCATCCATACGTTACAAGCCTTGTTTGCCATGTGCGAACAAGACGCCTCattttttccttttttttcCCCCTCTCAATGTGATTTTTTGTTACCTTTGGACTGATTGAACGGAGTGCAGGGCCTTTCAAAAACGGTAGAACATGCAtacggtaagtactgtactgtactgtagttgtacgttgtatgtacctagtaagtacggagtacagtacagtactccctCCGTACTTGAGTGAATAATTCGAGGCTTGCAAGTGCGCGagacgtactgtacctgaACTTGTACTAGCGTATACAACTGTACGTACCaggtagtaatactactgtactccgtaccccgtactgcCCCTCTGCCCTTCGCCATTGTAATGGCAGCGAGCTGGAGACACCCCACCCGATTTTCCATTGGCCTCTCAcactagtaagtacttacaactacagtacaagtactccgtacctgtatgCGAATGACCAGCTGCTCGTTCCTTTCATTCCCTCGGTCATTGTATCGATCGTTCCCTGTCCGGCTTGGTCTCTTCTCTTCTTACAATGACTCCTTTCCAAGGCGTGGGCGACAAGGGGAGGGCCGCTTTGCACGGTGCCAAGTCGGCACTGCAAGTAATCAccgctgtgcatgtactgtacttgcaacagTGGATGATGGGAACTGCTTCATCCTATACTGGACGCAGTAGATATggggtgtactccgtactgtacgagtattatttgtagtacaagtacctgggTACTTATCGTATGGCCAAGAAGATGGACTGCagggagtacttacagggtacctagtactccgtagatactgcatgtactgcctgtacttactatacggagtactgtagaaaGCAGTACTGTAGCAGCGCCTCTTTGGCCTAACTATGGCGTCATGAAACAAAAGAGTCTCACTCCCATGGTTACTATTCTAAGCAAGTATTACCGTACTTGCGGGGTATGGATACTTGTAGCTTCGCCAATGGCACCTACAGTCACGCAAGCGTTATTCTCGTTAGACGGCACACATTGCATTGCCATCATGGTCAGACATCCTCACGCCTGTCAGAGGGATGAACAGCAGGTGACTCGCGGCCGCAGTTTGACACGTTCATGAACGCCATCCATGGTTTTGTCACCAATACTCTGAGTACTCGTCTTCGCGCTCGCCCGTACGTCCTGACTCACAGCCCAGCAAGAGTCTTCGCTCTGGCACCACCTCTGCAAGTGCCATCGCGCGCGGAGCGTGTCGGGGCCGCAACGAGAGCACGCATCGGCCACTCCCGCCAGCACGCCAGCCCCATGACGACTGCCGAGCCAACGGAATGCTGCTGTCGCCCGAAGCTCTTGCGCCAGTGTTTTGGTCATGGCGCCGCGGCCAGAGTTTATTTGTTTGGCGCGCACGTAAATTCGACGTATGCTCCGTTTCGCGTGCGGCTATCCACGGCGCTAACCTACGAAGGGTGAGACCATTCGCGTTGGTTGGCTACCGTTGGTGGCCCCACCATTCAGGCACGAGATAAacaagtgctccgtcctccgtactccgtacagcacatgtaatTCCAAGTCTGCTGGAAGGACTCTGTGTGTCAAAGTACAGGTAACTAGTTGTACAGAACAGTGCTGTCCAAGTTGTCTGTAGCAGTTGGCTGTCGTACAGTTTGGAGTTAGTGTGCaccgacaagtacggagtaagtacatgtattgttaaagctccgtactccgtacatgtactccctcCAGTCCATCTCCTTGGCCACACAATAAGTATTCCTTGTACTACAAATAATACTCGTtcagtacttaagtacagtacttacatgtgttGAGcaactgtactccgtacaacaaggcgtaagtacttactcgacATGTCCCCATGCCTGAatatgcacatgtactggtacatcCTCATCCTGAGCATAAGCTCGCGGCAAcaaagtacaggtacctaggtacctggGACAACCGTACATGCATGAGTGGGTCCAAGTCAGGTCGGCCAGGTACCACcagcactacggagtattagcacatgtactgtacggagtacgtactgtactaatacaaagtacttgtaaatacCTCAAGCActtaagcacagtacagtacatgtaggtgtactaaagtacatgtaaaagtacctacggagtattactgcactcGCATAAGTAGTACAGCAAAGAGGTACTTGACTTCATTGCTTGCAGATTTTAGCAACGGTCGCCGGTCGCCGGTACACACACAACGCATGACTGACTCGAATGAAGCACGCGCTTTCATTCTAGTCGCCCTCGCTCTAGCAAATCGAGAATTTCTTTCATGCTCCATGCTCTTTTAGCTCGTCCTCTTCTCATGACCTTCGGTCGTTCGGAATTGCCATTCATTTGGCTGCGCGGTGTTGCTATTTGCTGGTACCACATGTTGGTGCAGCCAAGGCTTGTTGGTCCGGATGGTAGTGGTCTACTCTCATCTTCTCGTGATGCTCGTACCTGTCCACGCACAGCaggtgtccatgtacttgcttgcagtcCGAGTGCAGGTACCTGTCCATCTGGAGCATCCGTCGTTGGGTGCAACGGTTTTGTCTGCAACTAACGACTTGCACGCACGCCCCGGACTCGGCGCATCCAAGGGCCTCCCACGCCTGAGGCCTAGCATGGCACGCACGCAGCCTTGGCACATGTCGTACCTGGGCACGAATATAGGTCGGAAATAATAATATcgctactccgtaattacctGCCTACCGTGCTCGTATTCTTTGTACCGCCACCAACACCACCATTctgcttacttacttacacttgcagtacttgtacaacactgctgctcctccgcctccccGCCAGCTCCCCTGCCACCTCCCCGTATCCTTCTGCATCGCCACCTCCTTCGTCCGTCGTCACTCTTTTCAAACCACCCGCTCGACTAGCCTTCCAGGCCTTTCTTTTCCCACCCGAGGCCAGCACTAGTGCCTCGCAGGCCTCGACTGCCGCGCCGCTTCCTTCACCACCCTCGCTCGGCTGGTCCGACGAAAAGctttctcctcgacgcctgGTTCGACGCCTGGTTCGACGAAA of the Drechmeria coniospora strain ARSEF 6962 chromosome 01, whole genome shotgun sequence genome contains:
- a CDS encoding polyketide synthase, yielding MKSHVTNFLFFGDQTVEKLPAIRQLVRLAPSSRLVQRFLRQACDAVQVEVGQLPTHADQRSNIGNFDSILRLAEDNDQRGAPSEIVATVLMNIARIGELILYAEDDPSILSRKGNRSCILGFCTGELPAAIAAVAQDTTELVDLGVEATRIIFRMARELNHRSLMVDRTNGPWARTLLNISADRVGAILKEFHESQAIPRARQVCIGFVSEGWLTLFGPPTTLERLFDWSVELEDAPHIDTDARGGVHMETLPEVDVGRILGSSSWLERSLDPATTIISPYTCQPRQHRKLRALLEEIILDVGQRTLYLAAAMNAALELTKTEKLRVVMPGYTSHDVYLKKLLQKRGVEYTVASHSDRPALTTGREGSGLVAVVGMSGRFPGSGNINEFWEGLLQGKRYVQEVRRCSRHIATIHLCGDPRLTRHWQIPPSRFNLDEWYDTTGKEKNSTMARTGAFLDQPGLFDNRLFNMSPREAMQTDVQHRLLLTTSYEALEMAGYYPDGTPSTNRERIASFFGQTSDDWREVVVHQGVDIYFATGSCRAFGPGRLHHHFKWGGPSYSVDSACASSVAAVGLACSALLGRECDMALAGGGSLLLSPSPFSGLSRGGFLSTHGGCQTFQDDADGYVRGEGIGVVVLKRLEDALEDQDNILGIVRGSGRNYSSDASSMMHPSAASQQKLYRSVLEQSGVEANSISYVEMHGTGTQAGDFMEMSSVLSIFAEKRASDNPLIVGALKASIGHGEAAAGVCGLIKTLMMLQSRQVPPQPSLPGPINHRFPDLASKNVYIASRDMSLKASPSAKGTIRVFLNSFDASGGNSCLLLEEAPPRVEKPADPRSHHVVTLSGRSQKSLLGAMERYLAHLRENPGIQLADLAFSTSARRIHGLLRYAITASSVEQVIHCLEADLAEKKTPRQPPVTSTVIFVFTGQGSHYPSMGSHLWETSATFRAKLHDFQAVATAQGLPYFLDLISRSTTAEPRSDPDTVQIQLAILSLELALAALWRSWGIEPSLVLGHSLGEYAALCVAGVLTVGDALYLVGTRARIMAGTLTVDEYGMLAVNMGCDDVRSLLATGQHTSCAVACINASKMTVVSGPQSKLEKLQMQLKSDGIRCTPLSVPYGFHSPQLDPILAQFEEACHGVVFSTPQVPIVSTLLATVIRKEGTFSAEYLARQAREPVDFVGALAVVDEQKYAFKVFLEIGPDPICLGLVKATLGIKEAKLSLLASMHRDKDNWSSISCSLRDLYMAGASVDWPAFHRDFKSSVSLIDLPTYSFDEKVFWSSFPGREPQPAKDLEARRRSDSGIAPSVQGFGTTTLQRVLKETVLADGCSVTFESDLADSHLRAAVQGHSVADVQICSSSLLLDMALSAAQYAYRKHMAGRAMPSELVVRNCYFHRALVLGEKDQRLQVTATLSSSETLVEIEYHCLTADENFELGACQVILEPAARPPQAAFLVRSRIAALKASAGHQLGRLAVYRLFDSVVRYSEEYKGLEKVYLAEEMQDAVGQISMADVPAAGGHYLHHPFLLDSVVHLAGFLVNNGMRYSSDWACLSTGFDEWHQFKALDPSVVYTSYTFMEDSASTNNVVAGDVYVFDGDELVSVLTGLQFQKMKRTALHHLLSPSSAPSTGRSIASRAAPVASGATPAASNSALPTRTVADYEAPTPPTTVDDSEAEGAKVDLVNALFSIVAREVGVEMSDLHGDVNLANLGIDSLMAITIISVMQQETGVELAGTFFLDNSTTTEVIAALRGA